The following coding sequences are from one Plasmodium knowlesi strain H genome assembly, chromosome: 9 window:
- a CDS encoding DDRGK domain-containing protein, putative, producing the protein MRKSLKLWRFLKGRISSHASTPLTIIIVFFFVFLSTYAIWKVRQRSKEVRSRGSPSKRERRAKGKVAGCRGGEKNTQLGKDDEDDNNDDDNNDNDDDDNDDDDNYDDNIDDDEDSGDETAAQGDNSDGDSHQMSNEKNMSKSERKKIKIYLKLNQGLDNIKDELLQIDRELKKVLHKESIHLDAFYKFIQGDNPTSRKTHSAKNLQQNPSSDSIVEKELQENYQTEEDRDLDGEEQLGTSRELSPNLSDCPDYSNSLGSPDEARRINLNHQSHSNGEKKDPLEGGKLALNTKVKKDSVLRRDHEETRNVKDVKSPSVESDIQNSQVVSAGSTAVFGAAGEASELDEAGSVNEVKEMGSSVKVGSNTPNRDNESNTPNRDKGSNTPNRDNGSNTPNRDNGSNTPNRDNESNTPNRTNESDAFKELEKMEEASLVKEMSEAIQVKGEEATREDKEVDSLNEAEEMSSFDLLEEVDSLIKNANDAADGKGGLAKDGVERKRSSLKGIQKGEGSSAGSDAKEQGKEGEMAKSGTREENCKMEKTDSGDDEHLNGEEEEPNTRDRESSFFNAIQNLFFRRNKKEVQKELPEGEGEEEQVEVYKRMNESEKMTSAESKKMKGHADLDDNEPTKIGSSKSNEVDVGVNNAENSIISDTEMRSDVSVYTNAKSEGEAIHVNNTEGETNHVDNLEGSCSGASMCQDGKEQTVSRGENDQKEDEHGETAHMKGKKGDENDEEIYDNERKSPNLDLTVTGCKDKNGSFDSGHTHQSEGGEKVVMEEEQNEDTSDGHSGANESYPTAHASEAGEMKTDKGEKSGREGEQNQQREELKGIPNGDIDGYIHEISKEGISKNVRSEGNNLEEGKMKMVEEIPSVIASEEDGNVTERQNLKNLCVSESTDRERKDGHDPDVEGSKELNNAGILELSDEDAERGGSLIRGARDLKENNIKETPHIRGTDDSGGTTSRKESYAIGESHFNQDTPKENSHDNRVGGLIENAHRNNSFVSMVVDSNGDNRKDASSMNDPDDLSEKESKRGSYVGRESHSGEGNSKRGSLVSEKGHFGGNYSTEDSPAESTIDSKKKESKTGSYMRESGDSMEKHTEGTNGMKGTNGMKGMNGTKDTYHINRLDDVRGSSSEKLHVDISTNLSINQEGNSNQTKLEASFTNSKVISKASHVKESRCNIPDDRINENMENDLCVDKSGDADEREERRGSYIIDPDYSDGRSAKDTSLMNKIVYSHENDSYKLPIKNTTEDLADTSDDLIKNGTSKTTESYSDPLGDTSEEIPTRGSYVRGRADFGENKTKRASCVDKRNTEDDRNESHFFINKSTNSSFDKMKKGSHIDNSFDSKEDDTTELGVRSVNENFAKGVSYVDSSVGFGGRSRRRGSCVDESRKGSCVDESRKGSCVDESRKGSYVDESRKGSCVDESRKGSYMDESRKGSYVDESRKGSCVDESRKGSYMDESRKGSYMDESRKGSCVDESRKGSYMDESRKGSYISRGNRLNEDNTKKKSYVINTGDSIETSKGKTFHVSISDNWSESNRRKPSHIDKTDNLGETSSKTRLYMDAWGKTRTKDKSVFYINRSGDLMESRSRKGSQIMRKSDVSKREGSASSISRSDGLKENDKRKMSDMNKTNYSSENDKSVSIVGELSDLDEGKTKKTSFVDEENDSHLSRSGDLMVNDSGELKVGDSNKLNVSQSGDIPRNDEEENACMNRREYPCKRSLIEECTNDTTRLSVNRPKNAVEKKEVRMSISGESISSPRNETGPPFYLTTGDHFIENSLREWSLNTSKESSSVTKSDNSSGKDSKKLIGDEANKIRKNSSGQSHEDKPPKSYLTPADNSKGETARRKSYVKGRDNSNEDTSNELCTEGEESLSIINLSGISNDKLNKGLFTDRATPSIHSGGRETSHIINRIGGSNRSSERETTNMDIVDNSEKNNTNESIVSISVGSNKSNTKEASFINRLDSQNEDPSRSQPIIDVGHSNEGNGWKESLTGGSKKGSYVEREDQSMDERKSKAYPISSTENWSDQNRRKGSHTHKVYNSNENELKEEWSIKNSEGLLKKDNMKASYIHRSGDYNEKNQGGAIDLEELDDSKEESKNELDTEGAMKFTVNASDHLVKKNGRRKSSHVNRPNDSNEIKTRKDSYFDKSIHFSENGSRRNSHVLNSETGDMATKTTDTNGNDSIEACINSAADTNGRSSEVVSYVSGLVNVSEDNTRKSSFINTLSPSNEDNSNNFSIGRVDGFNDERERGSNMSRVNHLKEIHKNSSLTELNGELAEKREEEFPTTRLGASDEMKDTDLHSKGVDELVEKSDHDPCMNKASDVDKTKDTTWQEELVDNLRETQRMGGSRASSAISESQKPIKKLREYFVSGKNDSGMLKDNTSDVSGGLRERGTNGKGTDKKGTEEKDNSHHFKNFQGKYKFQMNMKEEEIDELQKKLKNEFQMLHEMSKKKSSLKNILENCVHVKCVNGSKEVTDEEQYDRVDLKHTLSGSRHGKEHAGGDETGKVHAKGSSADIHDEAVFEDTRPEEAFDMSNFSTEMSNREMKKLRKWKSLMISKEHKDDWLSSDVLLWCFLNFIKLKKIVSITELSVKFQTKRENIRRKLKELEEHDMIQGVMDTEENYIYLSQEEVTKLCVEILSIEKIKTHEDFVEICNKVISLSINDQDVQKLKEVEEKIVEANKKRYSDFACTT; encoded by the exons ATGCGGAAATCACTGAAGCTGTGGAGGTTCCTTAAGGGGAGGATCTCTTCACATGCTAGCACCCCCCTTACTATTATAATTGTcttctttttcgtcttcctttCTACCTACGCCATTTG GAAGGTTAGGCAACGTTCCAAGGAGGTGCGTTCACGGGGGAGTCCATCCAAAAGGGAACGGAGAGCTAAAGGGAAAGTGGCCGGTTGTCGCGGCGGGGAGAAGAATACCCAGTTAGGGAAAGATGACGAGGACGACAACAATGACGACGACAACAATgacaacgatgatgatgacaacgACGATGATGACAACTACGATGATAACATtgacgatgatgaagacAGTGGTGACGAAACCGCCGCCCAGGGTGATAACTCCGATGGAGACTCACACCAAATgagcaatgaaaaaaatatgtccaaatcggaaaggaaaaaaataaaaatttacttAAAGTTAAACCAAGGCCTCGATAACATCAAAGATGAGTTGCTTCAAATTGATagagaattaaaaaaggttCTACACAAAGAGAGTATCCATTTGGATGCCTTCTACAAATTCATCCAGGGAGACAATCCTACATCTAGGAAGACACATTCAGCGAAGAACCTCCAACAGAATCCCTCAAGCGATTCTATCGTGGAAAAGGAGCTTCAGGAAAATTACCAAACAGAGGAGGACAGAGATTTGGATGGGGAAGAGCAACTGGGCACTTCTAGGGAACTTTCTCCAAACTTGTCAGATTGTCCAGATTATTCAAACTCGCTAGGTTCTCCTGATGAGGCCAGGCGGATCAACCTTAACCACCAATCCCATTCGAATGGCGAGAAAAAGGATCCattggaaggggggaaacTGGCACTTAATAccaaagtgaaaaaagacTCAGTCCTCCGTAGGGACCACGAAGAAACCAGAAATGTCAAAGATGTGAAGTCTCCTTCTGTAGAAAGTGACATACAAAATAGCCAAGTGGTTAGCGCGGGTTCAACCGCTGTGTTTGGCGCCGCCGGGGAGGCTAGCGAATTGGATGAAGCGGGTTCTGTGAACgaagtaaaagaaatggGCTCATCTGTGAAAGTTGGATCGAACACTCCTAACAGGGACAATGAATCGAACACTCCTAACAGGGACAAAGGATCGAACACTCCTAACAGGGACAATGGATCGAACACTCCTAACAGGGACAATGGATCGAACACTCCTAACAGAGACAATGAATCGAACACTCCTAACAGAACCAATGAATCGGATGCGTTCAAGGagctggaaaaaatggaagaagctAGCTTAGTCAAAGAGATGAGCGAAGCTATTCAAgtcaaaggagaagaagcaacCAGGGAGGATAAAGAAGTAGATTCTCTGAATGAAGCCGAAGAAATGAGCTCCTTTGACCTACTAGAAGAGGTAGACTCACTCATCAAAAACGCGAACGACGCTGCAGATGGGAAAGGGGGACTTGCAAAAGATGGAGTAGAGAGAAAGAGGAGTAGCCTAAAAGGAAttcaaaagggggagggCAGTTCAGCCGGAAGTGACGCTAAGGAACAGGGAAAGGAAGGCGAAATGGCGAAAAGTGGCACAAGGGaggaaaattgcaaaatggagaaaacagACTCAGGGGACGACGAACATCTAaatggagaggaagaagaaccaAACACTAGAGACAGGGAAAGCTCATTCTTTAACGCAATACAGAACCTTTTTTTCCGtaggaacaaaaaagaagttcaGAAGGAACTTCCAGAAggtgaaggagaagaggagCAAGTAGAAGTTTAcaaaagaatgaatgaaagcgaaaaaatgacaagtgcagaatcaaaaaaaatgaaaggacaTGCAGATTTGGATGACAACGAACCGACCAAAATTGGAAGCTCAAAAAGTAACGAGGTAGATGTGGGTGTAAATAACGCGGAGAACTCGATCATCTCTGACACGGAAATGCGAAGTGACGTTTCAGTTTATACAAATGCAAAGTCGGAGGGAGAAGCTATTCACGTAAACAATACGGAGGGAGAAACTAATCATGTGGACAATCTGGAGGGAAGTTGTTCAGGTGCATCTATGTGTCAGgatggaaaagaacaaactgTGAGTAGAGGGGAGAATGATCAGAAAGAGGACGAACATGGAGAAACGGCACAtatgaaagggaaaaaaggggatgagaatgatgaagaaatatatgatAATGAGAGGAAATCTCCAAACCTAGATCTCACTGTCACAGGATGcaaagataaaaatggatCTTTTGATTCCGGGCATACGCACCAAAGTGAAGGCGGCGAAAAAGTCGTCATGGAGGAAGAGCAAAATGAAGACACATCTGATGGGCACAGTGGAGCAAATGAAAGTTATCCCACTGCACATGCTAGCGAAGCAGGAGAAATGAAAACAGACAAAGGAGAGAAGAGTGGAAGGGAAGGTGAGCAAAACCAACAGAGGGAAGAACTTAAGGGTATCCCCAATGGAGATATCGATGGCTACATACATGAAATATCAAAAGAGGGAATATCCAAAAATGTGagaagtgaaggaaataatttggaggaggggaaaatgaagatgGTTGAAGAGATTCCGTCGGTGATTGCTTCTGAGGAAGATGGAAATGTGACGGAGAgacaaaatttgaagaacCTCTGTGTGAGTGAGTCAACGGatagagaaagaaaggaCGGACATGATCCGGATGTTGAGGGTTCGAAGGAATTAAATAATGCAGGTATACTGGAATTAAGTGATGAAGATGCAGAAAGGGGAGGTTCACTTATTAGGGGTGCACGTGATTTGAAAGAAAACAACATAAAGGAGACTCCACACATTAGAGGGACAGATGATTCAGGAGGAACTACGTCGAGGAAGGAATCGTATGCTATCGGCGAAAGCCACTTTAATCAGGACACTCCGAAGGAAAACTCTCACGATAACAGGGTAGGTGGGTTGATAGAAAACGCGCATAGAAATAACTCATTCGTTAGCATGGTAGTCGACTCAAATGGAGACAACAGAAAGGATGCTTCCAGCATGAATGATCCAGACGATTTGAGTGAAAAAGAATCGAAGAGGGGTTCATATGTTGGAAGAGAAAGTCACTCAGGTGAAGGAAACTCGAAGAGGGGTTCACTTGTTAGCGAAAAAGGACACTTCGGTGGTAATTATTCAACGGAGGATTCACCTGCTGAAAGTACAATCGactcgaaaaaaaaggagtccAAGACGGGTTCATATATGAGGGAGTCAGGCGATTCCATGGAGAAACACACTGAAGGTACGAACGGAATGAAAGGAACgaatggaatgaaaggaatgaaTGGAACGAAGGACACCTATCACATTAATAGACTGGACGATGTGCGTGGAAGCAGTTCGGAAAAACTACATGTAGATATCTCCACTAACCTGAGCATTAACCAAGAAGGTAATTCAAATCAGACTAAATTGGAGGCATCCTTTACGAACAGCAAAGTTATTTCTAAAGCAAGCCACGTAAAGGAGTCGAGATGTAATATCCCAGACGACAGGATCAATGAAAACATGGAAAACGATCTGTGTGTAGACAAATCTGGGGATGCAGATGagagagaagaaaggagGGGTTCATATATTATCGATCCTGATTATTCGGATGGAAGAAGCGCGAAGGATACATCACTTATGAACAAGATAGTCTACTCACATGAAAACGATTCATACAAACTCCCAATAAAGAACACCACTGAAGACTTGGCTGATACATCAGAtgatttaattaaaaatggaacaagtaAAACAACAGAGTCGTATTCAGACCCCTTAGGGGATACCAGTGAAGAAATTCCAACAAGAGGATCATATGTTAGGGGGAGAGCCGATTTTGGTGAAAATAAGACCAAGAGGGCTTCTTGCGTGGACAAGAGGAACACTGAGGATGATCGAAACGaatcccattttttcattaacaAGTCAACAAATTCGAGTTTTGATAAGATGAAGAAGGGATCACATATAGACAATTCATTCGATTCGAAGGAAGACGACACAACTGAATTGGGGGTACGCAGTGTGAATGAGAATTTCGCCAAGGGAGTTTCCTATGTGGACAGTTCAGTGGGCTTCGGAGGAAGGAGCAGAAGGAGAGGTTCATGCGTGGATGAGTCCAGAAAGGGTTCATGCGTGGATGAGTCCAGAAAGGGTTCATGCGTGGATGAGTCCAGAAAGGGTTCATACGTGGATGAGTCTAGAAAGGGTTCATGCGTGGATGAGTCTAGAAAGGGTTCATACATGGATGAGTCTAGAAAGGGTTCATACGTGGATGAGTCTAGAAAGGGTTCATGCGTGGATGAGTCTAGAAAGGGTTCATACATGGATGAGTCTAGAAAGGGTTCATACATGGATGAGTCTAGAAAGGGTTCATGCGTGGATGAGTCTAGAAAGGGTTCATACATGGATGAGTCTAGAAAGGGTTCATACATAAGCAGGGGAAACCGCCTGAACGAAgacaacacaaaaaaaaaatcctatgTGATCAACACTGGTGATTCGATTGAAACAAGCAAAGGGAAAACATTCCATGTTAGTATCTCAGACAACTGGAGTGAAAGCAACCGAAGGAAGCCATCCCATATCGACAAGACTGACAATTTGGGTGAAACCAGTTCGAAGACAAGGTTATACATGGACGCTTGGGGGAAGACGCGCACAAAGGACAAAAGTGTATTTTATATTAACAGGTCAGGTGATCTGATGGAAAGCAGATCTAGAAAGGGTTCACAAATTATGAGGAAAAGTGATGTGAGTAAAAGAGAGGGAAGTGCATCTAGCATCAGTAGGTCAGATGGTCTGAAGGAAAACGATAAGAGGAAGATGTCAGATATGAATAAAACAAACTATTCGAGCGAAAATGACAAAAGTGTTTCGATCGTTGGAGAGTTAAGCGATTTAGATGAAGGTAAGACAAAGAAGACTTCTTTTGTGGATGAGGAAAACGACTCGCATCTTAGCCGGTCTGGAGATTTGATGGTAAACGATTCAGGTGAATTAAAGGTGGGAGAttcaaataaattaaatgttAGCCAATCGGGCGATATCCCTcgaaatgatgaagaggaaaacgCCTGTATGAATAGGCGAGAGTACCCCTGTAAGAGAAGCCTAATCGAAGAATGTACAAATGACACAACGAGGTTAAGTGTTAATAGGCCAAAAAATGCAGtcgaaaagaaggaagtgcgTATGTCAATCAGTGGAGAGTCCATCAGTTCACCTCGGAACGAAACAGGGCCCCCCTTTTATCTGACCACTGGAGACCATTTTATTGAAAACTCTTTGAGGGAATGGAGCCTGAACACATCAAAGGAGAGTTCATCTGTGACCAAGTCGGATAATTCAAGTGGAAAGGAttcgaaaaaattaataggaGATGAGGCGAAcaagataagaaaaaatagttcAGGTCAGTCACATGAAGACAAACCACCAAAGTCCTACCTTACCCCTGCTGATAAttcaaaaggagaaacagcGAGGAGGAAATCTTATGTAAAAGGAAGAGATAACTCGAATGAAGATACCTCAAATGAGTTATgcacagaaggagaagaatcgTTGAGTATTATAAATTTAAGTGGAATAAGTAATGACAAATTAAACAAGGGGTTGTTCACCGATAGGGCAACGCCTTCCATTCACAGCGGAGGTAGGGAGACTTCCCACATCATTAACAGGATAGGGGGATCGAATAGAAGCAGTGAAAGGGAAACCACCAACATGGACATTGTAGACAATTCTGAGAAAAATAACACAAACGAATCAATCGTTAGTATATCGGTAGGGTCTAACAAAAGCAACACAAAGGAAGCTTCATTTATTAACAGGTTAGATAGTCAGAATGAGGATCCATCGAGGAGTCAACCTATTATTGATGTTGGCCATTCGAATGAAGGGAACGGATGGAAGGAATCGCTCACGGGGGGATCAAAAAAGGGATCCTATGTGGAGAGGGAAGACCAGTCGAtggatgaaagaaaaagtaaagctTATCCAATTAGTAGCACAGAAAATTGGAGTGATCAAAACCGAAGGAAAGGCTCGCATACTCACAAGGTATACAACTCAAATGAAAACGAATTAAAGGAGGAATGGAGCATTAAGAATTCAGAAGGTTTACTTAAAAAGGATAATATGAAGGCATCCTACATACATAGATCAGGCGAttacaatgaaaaaaaccAAGGGGGAGCCATTGACCTTGAGGAATTAGATGATTcgaaggaagaaagcaaaaacgAATTGGACACAGAAGGTGCGATGAAATTTACAGTCAACGCTTCAGACCatttagtaaaaaaaaatggaagaaggaagtcGTCACATGTGAATAGGCCAAACGATTCcaacgaaataaaaacgaGGAAAGACTCATATTTTGACAAATCAATTCATTTTAGTGAAAATGGATCGAGGAGGAATTCACATGTGCTCAACTCAGAGACAGGTGACATGGCGACCAAAACAACCGacacaaatggaaatgaCTCAATCGAGGCATGTATTAACAGTGCAGCCGACACAAATGGGAGAAGCTCTGAGGTTGTTTCTTATGTTAGTGGGTTGGTCAATGTGAGCGAAGACAACACAAGGAAGAGTTCATTTATTAACACATTAAGCCCTTCGAATGAGGATAATTCCAATAATTTCTCTATTGGCAGGGTTGACGGTTTTAATgatgaaagggaaaggggatCCAACATGAGCAGGGTTAAtcatttaaaagaaatacacAAGAATTCATCCCTCACGGAATTGAATGGTGAATTGGCTGagaagagggaagaagaatttcCCACCACTAGGTTAGGTGCTTCAGACGAAATGAAGGATACCGATTTGCACTCAAAGGGGGTTGATGAATTAGTCGAGAAGAGCGATCATGATCCTTGCATGAACAAGGCAAGTGATGTCGACAAAACAAAAGACACCACATGGCAGGAGGAACTGGTCGACAATTTGCGAGAAACTCAACGGATGGGTGGATCGAGGGCAAGCAGTGCAATCAGTGAAAGTCAAAAGCCGATTAAAAAATTGAGGGAATATTTTGTGAGTGGAAAAAACGATTCAGGGATGTTGAAAGACAACACGAGTGATGTAAGTGGAGGATTACGAGAAAGGGGTACTAACGGAAAAGGAACggacaaaaaaggaacagaagaaaaagacaactctcaccattttaaaaacttccaagggaaatataaatttcaaatgaacatgaaggaggaggaaatagACGAGCTAcagaaaaagttaaaaaatgaatttcaaatGTTACACGAAATgagcaaaaagaaaagcagtctgaagaatattttggaaaattGTGTGCATGTGAAGTGTGTGAATGGTTCTAAAGAAGTGACTGACGAGGAGCAGTACGACCGAGTTGATTTAAAGCACACCCTGAGTGGAAGTAGACATGGAAAGGAACATGCTGGAGGTGACGAAACGGGGAAAGTGCACGCCAAGGGGTCTTCGGCTGACATTCATGACGAAGCCGTATTTGAAGATACACGACCGGAGGAGGCATTCGACATGTCCAAC tTTTCCACCGAGATGAGTAACCgagaaatgaagaagttgAGAAAATGGAAG TCACTGATGATATCGAAGGAACACAAAGACGATTGGCTCTCATCCGATGTCCTCTTATGGTGTTTCTTGAACTTtataaaattgaagaagatcGTGAGTATAACTGAGCTGTCGGTCAAGTTTCAAACGAAGCGGGAG aatataagaagaaaactcAAAGAACTCGAAGAACATGACATGATCCAGGGGGTCATGGACACGGAAGAAAACTATATCTACCTGTCCCAGGAGGAAGTGACAAAACTGTGTGTGGAGATTTTGTCCattgagaaaataaaaactcaCGAGGATTTCGTAGAAATATGCAACAAGGTCATATCTCTCAGTATCAACGATCAG GATgtgcaaaaattgaaagaagtggaggaaaaaattgttgaagcgaataaaaaaagatattCCGATTTTGCCTGCACAACCTGA